One window of the Dreissena polymorpha isolate Duluth1 chromosome 5, UMN_Dpol_1.0, whole genome shotgun sequence genome contains the following:
- the LOC127882018 gene encoding uncharacterized protein DDB_G0271670-like, with product SSSSSSSSSSSSSSSSSSSSSSSSSSSSSSSSSSSSSSSSISSSSRSSSSSSSSSSRSSSSSSSSSSSSRSSSTSSSSSSSSSSSSSSSSCCCSSSCSSSSSRSSSSSSSSSSSNSSNSSNNSSSSSSRRSSSSRSSSSRRSSSCSSSSSSSNSSSSSSSSGSSSNSSSSSSSSSSNSNSSSSRSSSSSCSRRNSSRSSSRSNSSNSSSSSSRSSSSSSSSSSSSSSSS from the exons agtagtagtagtagtagtagtagtagtagtagtagtagtagtagtagtagcagtagtagtagtagcagtagtagtagtagtagtagtagtagtagtagtagtagtagtagtagtagtagtattagtagtagtagtagaagtagtagtagtagtagtagtagtagtagtagaagcagtagtagtagcagcagcagcagcagcagcagcagaagcagtagtactagtagtagtagtagtagtagtagtagtagtagtagtagtagtagtagttgttgttgtagtagtagttgtagtagtagtagtagtagaagtagtagtagtagtagtagtagtagtagtagtaatagtagtaatagtagtaataatagtagtagtagtagtagtagaagaagtagtagtagtagaagtagtagtagtagacgtagtagtagttgtagtagtagtagtagtagtagtaatagtagtagtagtagtagtagtagcggcagtagcagcaacagtagcagt agtagcagcagcagcagcagtaacagcaacagcagtagcagcagaagtagcagtagcagctgtagcaggcgTAACAGCAGtcgcagcagtagcaggagtaacagtagtaacagtagtagcagtagtagcagaagtagcagcagtagtagtagtagtagtagtagtagtagtagtagtagt